In a genomic window of Melopsittacus undulatus isolate bMelUnd1 chromosome 1, bMelUnd1.mat.Z, whole genome shotgun sequence:
- the LRP12 gene encoding low-density lipoprotein receptor-related protein 12 — MAPWGSAEGSPAWRSAQLLLLVVSCCGNGALAEHSENVHISGVSTACGDIPEQIRSPSGTITSPGWPSEYPARINCSWYIHANPGEIITISFQDFDVQGSRRCSSDWLTIGSYKNIEGYRACGSSIPSPYISSQDHVWIRFHSDDSISRKGFRLAYFAGKSDEPNCDCDQFHCANGKCIPESWKCNNMDECGDNSDEEICAKANPPTASSFQPCAHNQFQCLSRFTKLYTCLPESLKCDGNIDCLDLGDEIDCDVPTCGQWLKYFYGTFSSPNYPDFYPPGSNCTWLIDTGDHRKVILRFTDFKLDGTGYGDYVKIYDGLEENPRRLLRVLTAFDSHAPLTVVSSSGQIRVHFCADKVNAARGFNATYQVDGFCLPWEIPCGGNWGCYTEQQRCDGYWHCPNGRDETNCTMCQRDEFPCSRNGVCYPRSDRCNYQNHCPNGSDEKNCFFCQPGNFHCKNNRCVFESWVCDSQDDCGDGSDEENCPVIVPTRVITAAVIGSLICGLLLVIALGCTCKLYSLRMFERRSFETHLSRVEAELLRREAPPSYGQLIAQGLIPPVEDFPVCSPNQASVLENLRLAVRSQLGFTSIRLPIAGRSSNIWNRIFNFARSRHSGSLALVSADGDDVASQSTSREAERNNTHRSLFSVESDDTDTENERRDTAGAVGGVAATLPQKVPPATAIEATVGACGSSSAQSGSSGNTDGGREATSVEPPSTSPARHQLTSALSRMTQGLRWVRFTLGRSSSVNQNQSPLRQLDNGVSGREEDDDVEMLIPVSDVASDFDMNDCSRPLLDLGSDQGPGLRQPYSATHHSVRSCSRDGPCESCGIVHTAQIPDTCLEATVKNETSDDEALLLC; from the exons GAAATGGTGCTCTTGCAGAACATTCTGAAAATGTGCATATTTCAGGAGTGTCAACGG cttgTGGAGATATTCCAGAACAAATTAGATCACCAAGTGGGACAATCACAAGTCCAGGATGGCCGTCTGAGTATCCTGCCCGAATCAACTGTAGCTGGTACATCCATGCAAACCCGGGGGAGATCATTACTATAAG CTTTCAAGACTTTGATGTTCAGGGATCACGACGATGCAGCTCAGATTGGTTAACAATTGGAAGCTACAAGAATATCGAAGGCTATAGAGCGTGCGGCTCCTCCATTCCTTCACCATACATCTCCTCACAGGATCATGTTTGGATCAGGTTTCATTCAGATGATAGCATCTCCCGAAAAGGCTTCAGATTGGCCTACTTTGCTG ggaAATCTGATGAACCAAACTGTGACTGCGACCAGTTTCATTGTGCTAATGGGAAGTGTATTCCAGAAAGCTGGAAATGCAATAACATGGATGAATGTGGAGATAACTCGGATGAAGAAATCTGTGCCAAAGCTAATCCTCCAACCGCTTCTTCCTTTCAGCCTTGTGCTCACAACCAGTTTCAGTGTCTTTCTCGCTTCACCAAGCTTTACACTTGCCTTCCAGAGTCTTTAAAATGTGATGGTAACATTGATTGTCTTGACCTAGGAGATGAAATAGACTGTGATGTGCCAACATGCGGGCAGtggttaaaatacttttatggTACTTTCAGTTCTCCCAACTATCCTGACTTCTATCCACCTGGAAGCAACTGCACCTGGCTGATAGACACTGGTGACCATCGCAAAGTCATACTGCGATTCACTGATTTTAAACTTGATGGTACAGGTTATGGAGACTATGTCAAAATATATGATGGACTAGAGGAGAATCCACGGAGGCTGTTGCGTGTGCTAACAGCATTTGACTCTCATGCTCCCCTCACAGTTGTTTCATCCTCAGGACAGATACGAGTGCATTTCTGTGCTGACAAAGTAAATGCTGCCAGAGGATTCAATGCCACCTATCAAGTAGATGGCTTCTGTTTGCCCTGGGAAATCCCATGTGGTGGCAATTGGGGTTGCTACACAGAGCAGCAACGCTGCGATGGCTACTGGCACTGTCCAAATGGAAGGGATGAAACCAACTGCACTATGTGCCAAAGAGATGAGTTTCCCTGCTCTCGGAATGGTGTGTGCTACCCTCGCTCAGATCGCTGCAACTACCAGAATCATTGCCCTAATGGTTCAGATgaaaaaaactgtttcttctgtCAGCCAGGaaattttcattgcaaaaataACCGCTGCGTGTTTGAGAGCTGGGTTTGTGATTCTCAAGATGACTGTGGTGATGGCAGTGATGAAGAGAATTGCCCAGTCATTGTGCCCACTAGAGTAATAACTGCAGCTGTCATTGGAAGTCTTATTTGTGGATTGCTTCTTGTCATTGCACTGGGATGTACTTGTAAATTGTACTCACTCAGGATGTTTGAGCGAAG ATCATTTGAAACTCATTTGTCAAGGGTTGAGGCTGAACTGTTAAGAAGAGAAGCTCCTCCATCCTATGGACAGTTAATTGCCCAGGGTTTAATTCCACCAGTTGAAGATTTTCCAGTTTGTTCACCAAATCAG GCTTCAGTTCTGGAAAACCTGAGACTGGCAGTACGATCTCAGCTTGGATTTACCTCAATCAGACTTCCTATTGCTGGCAGATCAAGTAACATTTGGAATcgaatttttaattttgcaaggTCACGTCATTCTGGATCGCTGGCATTGGTCTCCGCAGATGGAGATGATGTTGCCAGCCAAAGTACTAGTAgagaagctgaaagaaacaatACTCACAGAAGTCTGTTTTCAGTGGAATCTGATGATAcagatacagaaaatgaaagaagagacACAGCAGGAGCAGTTGGTGGTGTTGCTGCCACTTTGCCTCAGAAAGTCCCTCCTGCAACAGCAATAGAAGCAACAGTCGGAGCATGTGGGAGTTCCTCTGCTCAGAGTGGCAGTAGCGGTAACACTGATGGTGGAAGAGAAGCGACAAGTGTTGAGCCCCCAAGCACAAGTCCCGCACGTCACCAGCTCACGAGCGCACTAAGTCGTATGACTCAAGGCTTACGCTGGGTACGCTTTACTTTAGGGAGATCAAGCTCAGTGAATCAGAACCAAAGTCCTTTGAGACAGCTTGATAATGGGGTAAGCGGAAGAGAAGAGGATGATGATGTTGAAATGTTAATTCCAGTCTCTGATGTAGCATCAGACTTTGACATGAATGACTGTTCAAGACCTCTGCTTGATCTTGGCTCAGATCAAGGACCAGGGCTTAGACAGCCTTACAGTGCAACACATCACAGTGTAAGGTCATGCAGTCGAGATGGCCCCTGTGAGAGCTGTGGCATCGTACACACTGCCCAGATACCTGACACTTGCTTAGAAGcaacagtgaaaaatgaaactaGTGATGATGAGGCATTATTACTCTGCTAG